The Sporosarcina ureae genomic sequence ACATATTGGGCTTCTTTGTCAATTAATAATAAACGCTTTTACTGAATGTTCTTACGATATGTTTGGTTCCCCGTCTATCAATACGATAAGACCGTGATACAACTGCAAATCTCCTTCGCAGCCATTGCAATAGTATTTTTCAGATGTGGACCAAAATGCATGGAAGCAGCCTTTACGAACTTCGTAATGCTCAAAATGCGGCTCCATCTTCCCGACCAGTTCTTTAATATATG encodes the following:
- a CDS encoding DUF1033 family protein is translated as MYEVVYMKADFEPWWMFEEWRDYSVSSKTFTNKMDAESYIKELVGKMEPHFEHYEVRKGCFHAFWSTSEKYYCNGCEGDLQLYHGLIVLIDGEPNIS